The genomic stretch GAGAGGCTCGAGATATGCATCGGAGCAGCTAGGGGACTCCATTACCTTCATACCGGCTATGCTAAAGCGGTTATTCACCGCGATGTAAAATCTGCAAACATCCTTCTTGATGAGAACTTCATGGCGAAAGTTGCCGATTTTGGGCTATCAAAGATCGGACCGGAAATCGATCAGACGCACGTGAGCACAGCCGTCAAAGGGAGTTTTGGCTACCTTGACCCGGAGTATTTCAGAAGGCAACAGTTAACAGAGAAATCTGACGTGTACTCATTCGGGGTAGTTTTGTTTGAGGTTTTGTGTGCAAGACCTGTTATAGATCCATCTCTTCCTAGAGAAATGGTGAATTTGGCAGAATGGTCGATGAAATGGCAGAAAAGAGGGGAACTTGCACGAATCGTGGATCCAAATCTTGAGGGGAAAATCAGACCGGATTCCCTAAGAAAATTTGGAGAAACTGCTGAAAAATGTTTGGCTGATTTTGGTGTTGACAGGCCTTCAATGGGAGATGTATTGTGGAATCTGGAGTATGCTCTTCAACTGCAAGAGGCTGTTGTTCAAGGCGATCCCGAAGAAAACAGCACTAACATGATCGGTGAACTCTCTCCGCAAATCAATAATTTCGATCACGAAAAAAGTGTTTCGGTTGCGCAATTTGAAGCTTCGAGTCTTGATGATCTTTCCGGTGTTTCAATGAGTAAAGTATTCTCACAGTTGGTGAAGTCTGAGGGAAGGTGACATTGAATAATACATTTATATTCTGCATATTACACTACTTTTTATGGTTTTGGTGGCTTTTGTGTTCTAAACTGTAGTACTGTTATTCCTAACAATAGAGTTGTAAATAAAGACCAATTTGCTAAGTATGCAATTCTGTGAAATGGTCTTTTTCAGCATGCTGTAACTTGTTCTTTAATTACAAAACTTCATGTGCATATTTTGCTCATGATCTGTGTCAAATTTGAGAAAGGACAATTTTGCACTAGAGAGGCCAGTGAACCCTGGTCACCTTAGTTCTTGATTTTGAATCACGATTCCTCTGTTATCAAAGGGGGCTATTGTTTCCTATTTCTGCAAAATGCTAGAAAGATTTGACATGAAACTAAATGAGGGTGACATAGGATCTATATTTGTAATCCACCGTATGAACCTCGGTGAAAAAGACATAGACTACACCCTCACTTAATACTCAATTGCATCAGTTATGTCTCTCACCATTGTGCATGACGAGGAACCACAACAACTAGCAGTAATCGTAACGACGACAACGAGGCCTTAGCAGAGATGCAAGGTACTATGGAGGAATTCTGTCACTCCAACCAAGCTTTGCAGGATAAAGTCCTGATCATTCAGGGACAACATCGTGATGAAAACCCTCATGAAGACGATGAGGTCATGGATCACCATCCTTTCTCTGATGAGATCAAGAACACTCATGTACCAGAAAATTCCAAACCACAATCATTGGTGAAATTTGATGGGAAAAGCAACTCGATGAACACACTGCCACCAATAATACTCAGATGACGATGATTGTGTTGGACAAGTGACTTCAAGCACAAGAGAGATGGTGTGAATTGTGGTATTCAAAGTTCGTGATTAATTTTAAACTTTCTCGATTAAGATCGTATTAGTAAATTTTAGGTGAATAATCACATCGAAAATAAAATGTTTAAAGTAAATTGTAGAAAATAAAGAGATAAATTTAGAAGGATTGCACCAGAGATTTATATATGTTTGACTGAATGTTGGACTAATCTTGTCCCCAAGTGGTCTTCTTGAGAGTTTCATTATAGACAATGAGCTTTTAAAGATTATGCCCACGAACCTTAATACAGTCTAATCTTGAGATTTTAACAGGCTTATCCACAACCAAGTGATAGTTTTTATTCCAGGGTAAACTATCAAATTGTTTAGAGATTTATGGTAGATCTCAATAACCAAAACAAAGCTTTTTCGGACAAAGCTTAATAAACCAAGAAGAAAGATTTTATGACAAGTTGATATCAAGAACCAAACTCAATCTCTTAAAGGTATCGCATCCTTAAGAATATAAACGACTAGCACGACCACTTACAAAAATTATCTTCCTCACAAGTAAAGCTTCATTTAGTAGCACTAAGGAAATTTGAAGtgaataaaaatattttctaaagAGAGGGAGAGAAATAAATTttaaagaaatatgaaaatattGGAAAGTGGTGTGGTTTGAAATGAGGGTGAGCCTCTCTTATATAGTGGTTGGAAAATCAGAGAAAGGAAACAATTCATGGGTTGCATTGATTATCTAATAGATTGACAAAAATCTCCAATCGATTAGACAACTCATTTGCAAATGATTGGCAAGCCCAAATAGGAAGATTTTGATATAGAGTCGTTATAAGTCATTAATGTGATGTCCATATTGATTTTGTAATCGATTCACATTCTTCTAATTGATTGTCAAAATGCTCAAATCGATTGGCTGATTAGAAAAGTTTTACCAATCGATTGACACATCTTTCCAATCGATTAGATAGTTAAAATTCTTTGAAAAAAATTTTGGACAACTTTTTAATCACATAGTTTTGGCTTAGAAAATCATTTTCAGTATGTGATTTGTTTTAGTATTCTTAAGCTACTACTTTACTTTTACAAAACTTCATCCACTCAGACAGACAGACAAAACCTGACAAGCTTTCACACCTTTCTCAAAACAACTTCAAGACTTTTTGCTAGATAATTTTTGTTTGTATCGGAACTTTGATCTTCAGTCCTTTTGATGATTAATAATATACTTTCTTAGGTTATCCTATCATCATTGAGGTTGAAAGTTATTATCATGCgttgtcgtcatcaaaacatcAGATGCAGATCTTCATCACctgcaagcacatagatccacaaATTGACACTTTTGACTCCATGAAACACAAGCTCTTGTCCAATACTTTCAAAGAGACAACTCTCAAGTGGTTCATGAACTTGTCCCATTTTCAGTGATCAGTTATCAAGATCTTTCGAAGAAACTGGTCCATCAATTTTCGACGAGTAAACACCTAAATGTTTCAACAACCTGCCTATTAAATGTCGGTTAGGGGAATACATCGTTCGGTTCAATGAGGTGGCTATAAAGGTAATACATTATGATAATTGATAGATGTTTGTGGGACAATTCTAAAATGGTTTGAAGGTCGTAGACTTTAATTTGTCTCTCGCACATAAGTCCTTTGTTTCCATGGATGAAATTATGGTGCAGACTGAGTGTTATATCAAGAAGGAAGAGTGCAACAAAAAAAATCTAAGGATGTCAAAGAGCATGTTGTCGGTGAGTCTGTCCTGTCATACTAACATCTTTAGAACCACTACACTTCACCCGTTAGGGATATGGGAACTTTCAAATGCAGTGGGAGACTCGCAGACAACTTCACGCCACCCACGACATCCCGCCTCTGCCAACTCATGGGGACCAAACCCAACAGGTGGTGAAAATACTACAAGGTTAAGAATCGTGAAACTGACGACTGCTACTAGCTCAAGAGGGAGATTAAGCGCCTTATTCAAGAAGGTCATTTGCTAAAGTATATTATAGGAAGCTCTCGATAAGTAAGGGACATTTCCATAGCCTAGGGGTGAGACCAACTCAGGAGCCCTGAGTCTAAACAAGACAAATAGGCAAAAAGAAAAGAAGAGGACAAACTTAACCCCTATACATTGAATACCATCACAGAAGGATTCACCATGACGGAGAATCTAGTTCCTCCCATAAAAGATATGTTTGTGAGGTCATGAAGGTGGAGGACTCAACCATTAAGCCAGATTCAGACCCAAAAGATGGTCTAGATCCTAAGATCACTTTCTCTCGTAAAGACGGCGTCAGGGTCCTCCCACATGAAAATGACTTTATGGTGATAAAGGTACAACTGTCAAACTGGGAAATCAAACGAGTGATAATATATGTTGGATACTTGGTTAATGTCTTATATTGGGACTCCTTTGAGAGATTAAAATTAGATCGAGACATTCTTCAATCATTCATGGGTTCCTTGGTCGGTTTCTAGGGAAAGGAAGTCCAAGTGAAAGGATATAATACTCTCAAAATGGTGTTCGGATTGAAGGAGAACACCAAAATTATAAAAGTCGGGTATTCCACCCACCAAGATGAGAACCTTCATGACAGAAGCCGGAGAAGAGAAGTTGATCACCCTACTATGAAAAATATTGATTTAGACCCCTCGGATATGTCAAGGATTAACACTAGAGTTAGATGCCATCACATGGACATAAACTCAACAATGAAGTAAGTAATGCAAAGAAAATGCAAAGTAAGGAAGGAGAAGTAAGCAGCCATTAAGGAAGAAGCTgggaaattaaaaaaaaatcgGTTTCATAGCTATAATTAAATGCCTAACTTGGTTGGTGAACATAGTGTTCGGTTTCATAGCTATAATTAAATGCCTAACTTGGTTGGTGAACATAGTGTTGGTTTGAAAGGCATCTCAAAAATGGTAGATGTGCATAAATTTCACTTATTTGAATCCGGCGTCCCTTAAGAACCCTTACATATTGCCAAACATTGACAGATAGATAGACGACTTATTGGAGTACAAAAGTTTGAGCTTCATGGATGCCTACTCCGACTACAACGGATCAAAATGGACCCCCTGGATGAGTTGAAAATTGCATTCATGTCAAATAACTACAACTATCATTATAAGATCACATCTTTTAGATTAAATAAAGTAGGGGCTACTTATTAAAGACTCATGCACCACATTTTTCCTAATCAAGTATGATGCAGCACATGGTCGTAAAGACCTCTAAGGAAGATAATCATTGTGGCGATCAGGAGGATATTTTGAAATCAGTCACTTAAGTCTATTAAAGAACCTAAATTATTTCAATATCATTAAAGATATCTCATTCCCGAACATCTATCCAAACCAATGACAGAATTAAAATTAGTCTTTTTGAAGCATCAAGTCAATTCAAAAACCTTTAAAATTGCAGTGTTAAATTAGGAAATATAATTGAATTAACACATGAAATTTCAGGGGACTTAATCGATAGGCTTTTACAAATTGAAGGACTAATATAGATTATCTTAAATCTGACAATTTAGCCAACGTTTTGCACTTAACTATAAGATAAAGGTGAAACAAAATTGTTTATTGAATTTGCTAAGCATGCAATTCGGTGAAATGGTTTTTTTCTATCTTCTCTGAAAATTGTTTATATGTAAGTGATAGTCAATTTCAACAGCTGAACTAAAAATACAGAAATATCATAACAGAAAACGAAATGAGCTGGTTGCAACATTAACATTATAGAAATTGGATTACAAAATGCCACAAGCAAAGTCATATCAAATTGATCTCTCCTAATGGCTGCAACATTTCAATCCCAGAATATACATAAATTGCAAAACCGACAGAAAATCGATtgaaaatgaaaccctaacaCTAACCCTAACCCCCAAATCCGTAAAGAGTTCTTCCCTGTCTCTTGAGAGCGTAAACAACATCCATAGCAGTAACAGTCTTTCTCCTAGCATGTTCAGTGTATGTAACTGCATCACGAATCACATTCTCCAAAAAGATCTTGAGAACACCGCGTGTTTCTTCATAGATCAGACCACTGATACGCTTCACTCCACCTCTGCGAGCAAGACGGCGAATAGCCGGCTTGGTAATACCTTGAATGTTATCGCGGAGAACCTTACGGTGTCGTTTTGCTCCTCCCTTTCCCAAACCCTTTCCACCTTTTCCACGCCCAGACATCTTGATTTCAGAGTGTAATTAACAAATTGATGAAGAATGATGAAGAAATGGATTTGCTGAGATTGATTATTGTGTGGGGTTTTTATTTATAGGTTTTTTATTTTTACGAGATTGTTTAGATCGTTTTAGATCGATCCGGGTGGGTTTCACGGAGCTGTTCTGGATCGTTGAGGGGAGGTTAATGTACGGTCTGGATATTAGATTAAACTGAGAACGGATCGATGACGTGGCGGAAGAAGTTAGTAATCCAATTTGCCATATTGCTACGCTCAGTGATTTTGGAATTTTTTGGCGCCTATAAAATTCCCAGCTTTTTCTTTTGTGTCATGTTTTCAGATAAATTTGTACTAATTACATTACTCATAATATATTATTCATGGTCTTATTTAGAAGAGAAATATGATTTTTTAAATTCATTGCATAATCAATGTATATAGTTCATTATACAGTTTAGTTGTATGGATTATTCAATAAATCTAAAAAAAAAATTTACTCTTATAAATAGGATCAAAGGGAGTACTTCTTTAACACTAAATTAACATCAATCAACCGTTTTAGAGATTGTTGCATTTATTGTTGGAGATGATGATACAGATTTTAAGAGGGATATTATATTTGAAAGACAGAGTGGAAGACTGAAAAGAATTAGTGAGTTTCATTCAGGTTATCTAGCGTTTTAGTATCCACTTCTATTTTCATACGGCGAATATGGTTTTAGACTTGGACTGATTTATAGGGAAACAATCCAAAAAAAGTAAGAGAGATGAATAGGTTTACCATTGGAGAATAACTTACATTAAGAATTCAAACTAGAACTAATGAAGCTCATACTTTGTTGCGGTCAAGGCAGTTGTTTCAACTATTTTTAGTTGATGGATTTACTATGACGGAGTTAGAGAAACTTAATTTGAATGAAATTGAACAGTCCGTCAACATTGAATGATCAAACAAAGGTAAAAGAGTGGTGCTATCGTCCAGTTATATTGGAAGTCGGAGGTTCATGGAACAATTTTATTTTGATGGAATGGTAATTTGTAGTCATATTGGTTTTCTAGATCTGTTTATCACATTTACTTACAATTCAAACTGACCTGAATATTCCAAGGTAAATTTATCTTCTAGGATTTAAAAATCATATTATATTTTATATTGAAGTTCAACACACACTTTTATTTGTCAAATAAAACAGGTACAAAATTGAGATGTATGTAAGCAATTGTGATGCAAAGTATCAATTTATTTTTTGGGATAATGATTGTACTACTATTATTGGTAAGACAGTCAACCGTATGCATAAGATAATGTTAGAGGTAACATTTTCTTGAATATTAAACCATTTTTTGTTAATAGCATATTGAATGTAATTCTAGATTTTAATCAcctcattatatatatatatatatatatatatatatatatatatatatatatatatatatatatatatatatatatatatatatatatatattatatatatatatatatatatatatatatatatatatatatatatatatatatatatatatatatatattgaggAAGAAAAAGATAATCATATGGTTTATCCTGATAACCTTGATAAGTAGTTAAATAAGAAAATAGCATAGAGAGTTAAGGTTAAGCTAGATTTCAATCAAGCATTTGTCAACAAGCTCTCAATGGAAGAGACATTTATTAAACAAATTGAGAATGACTTGAATATTGATGAGGTATATCAGAATAATAATTTGATTTATAATATATAATAGATTCATTTtagttatttaatttttataatattGTTAGAATCAGTCTCAACTAGACACTTCAAAGGTTCTAACATGCAAGTTGAAGGTAACTTTCAGTTGACAGAAATAGAAAATGAAGATATACCATGGGAGCAAGCCACAAAAAGGAATCAACTTATAATAAGAGAGTGGTTAGCCTTTAGAATTCAATCGAGACCAAATGAGGCACAAAAAATATTGAGATCAAGAAGACTTTACCAACAACTTTTATTGATGAATTTACAATGATGGAATTTGAAAGGTTTAGGTGGCTTAGAAAGAATCAATCAAAATTAAGAGTTGAAAGTATCACATTTTTAGTGAATTTAACTCCAATGGTTAAACATAAGGTGCAAACACATGAAAGAGGATTGTGTTGCCTTCATCATGTGTTGGTAGTCGTAGATATATGGATCAACAATACTTTGACGGAATGGCAATATGCAGTTATGTTGGATTCCCTAATCTTTTCATTAGTTTCACATGTAATCCTATTTGGCCTAAAATTCAATATTTTCTTGGTCCGATGCATTTGAAAGCACATGACCGTTCATACATAATATCTAGAGTTTTTAAGATGAAATTCAATGAGTTGTTATCTGATTTGACGAAGCAATGTGCATTGAGAAAGGTGCTTGCATGTAAGTAAAGTAACTAGACTAAATGGtgaaatattattgttaatgTTATGATAGTTTTTTTAATGTCTTACTCATTTGTTATTGCCAATCTTTTTACAAATATGTATATAATTGAATTTTAAAGGAGAGGGTTGCCTTATGCTCACGTTCTAATTTTTTTTCATCCATCAAATAAATATCCAACTCCAAATGATATTGATTGTATTATATCTACTGAAATTCCTAATCAAGGAACTGATCCAGGATTGTATAACTTGGTTAAACCTCACATGATTCATGGATAATATGGAAGTGCAAATCGAGTTGCACCATGTATGAAAGATGGAAAATATtctaaaaaatttccaaaaaaaaatcaaactGAAACAGTTGTTGACCAGGATCGGTATCTCATGTATAGAAGAAGGAACAATAGCCACACAATTACTAAAAATGGAAATCAAATGAATAACCGACATATTATCCCATATAATCCAAAGTTGTTGATAAAGTACCAAGCTCATATTAATAGGGAATGGTGGAAGCAAAGTACATCAATTAAGTACTTATTCAAGTACATCAACAAAGGGTATGACAGGATCACTCATACCATTGTACCAAATAAATATGGAAATTCCATTCAACAACGAGATATTGACGAGATCAAACAATACCTTGATTGTAGGTATTTTTCTCCAAATGAAACGTGTTGGAGGATATTTTCCTTTCCAATACATGGTAGAAAACCAGATGTAGAAAGACTGTTCTTTCACTATGAGGGTCAAAATTCTATATATTACACTGACTTTAAGCAAATTAATGTCGTTCTTTTGAAACCATGTGTGACTGATCAATGTTTACATCATGGTTTGAAGCAAACAAAATGTACCATGAAGCTCGAGAGTTAACTTACAACAAATTTGTTTCAAAGTTTGTGTATGTCAAGAAAAAAAGATAATGGAGACCCCATAAAAAAGGTTACATAATTGGTAGGCTAATTTGGGGTCCTTCGTGTATAAGTGAAATGTACCATCTGAGGATGATGTTAACACATGTGAAAGGACCACCAAGTTATGGTGAAATAAAAACTGTcaacagca from Lathyrus oleraceus cultivar Zhongwan6 chromosome 7, CAAS_Psat_ZW6_1.0, whole genome shotgun sequence encodes the following:
- the LOC127100338 gene encoding histone H4 isoform X3, which encodes MSGRGKGGKGLGKGGAKRHRKVLRDNIQGITKPAIRRLARRGGVKRISGLIYEETRGVLKIFLENVIRDAVTYTEHARRKTVTAMDVVYALKRQGRTLYGFGG